Below is a genomic region from Tripterygium wilfordii isolate XIE 37 chromosome 12, ASM1340144v1, whole genome shotgun sequence.
CTTTTATCCCATTGGGGAAtttaacattttaaaattttaattgataGATCAAAtaccattaaatttttttaaatcacaTAATATACAAAAATAAAGTGACCTAGTAGTatagttgcaagggtgcaacctagaggtttcTCCGCATATtagggggtaaggtctgcatacatcaTGCCTATCCCCAACCCTACCCACTGtggaagccttgtgcacgagagttgtttaccttttttacatGCGAGCATTTgatctagtggtagagttgcaggggtgcaatctagacgtcacatgttcaattaatggaaacaatctctccacatattatataaaGGTTTCTGATCCCCTCTACTGCGAGAGTCTTGTTcatgggagttgtttaactTTTATCATAGACCAAAAATACCACTATACTATTTTAAAACACATGTTTATCCAATCTTATGAGAAATACCGTTCCTCCTAAAAGCTCAAGCTGATAGGGGAGAGGTGATCTTATATCTTTTTTTGCTTTAACTAGGCCGATCTTCTACTCAACTCACTATGGCAGGATTTTGGTATATGATAACGGGGACCTTAATATGAGTCCGCCCAACTGTCCGGTGGGCATGTTGGGTTGGGGAATTCTTTGTTACCAAAACAAACTTATGGTGTCAGGATGCATGCATTttgtcctttctttttctttgacctACTCCTTTCCACTTTAACTTCAGTTGCTTTCTACTGGTGTTTGCTTGACTTGTCTGCCTATTTTGCTGTTGCTTCTTTTTAATACTTTTCACAGGGTTTGGCAGAAGGATGGTATGATGGGGGAAGCATTGCTTTTGCTGTTTTCCTTGTTATATTTGTGACAGGTATTGAATTTCCTTGACCTGATTTTCTGTTTGAGGTGTCAGTATGTTTGTGATACCGATGAAGCTTAGAAATTTTTTATTCTATTCTATTTTTTCCGTTTGTTTTCCCCTGTGGTTTGGAATGAGTTTTTGAAGTATTTGTTATTCAATTATTTCATTCCATCATCTAAATAAAGTTGTAATGATTGTGGTGGAGCATGAATAGTACATCAGCACTCTCAACCTTAGCAGCTGCTGAGCTACTTGCGTGTTTCACTTTTAAGATTTTGGGTTGATTAAGTTTTCACTTCTCGATCAAGTAATTTGAATTTTAGCTTTGAATTTGGCTCCAGGATAGGATTATCCTAAACTTAGTGTTTTTAATGAGTATTTTGTTAATAGTTTTATCAACTCGAAAactctttttaaaaattttctggatctggatatGTAAAGCTGGATTTCCTCAGTTCTAATTTGAAACATTGCAACCACTTGCCAACCGGAGTGTTGATTATGTTTCTGTGCAGCCAATCCCTGTCTTACTTGCTTATCACAGATTATGTTAAATCCAGCAGTTCTACAGATTCTTTACAAATAGGAGGGAACCGCAAAGTTTCCTTTTTTCCTCATATAATTACATCTTTGATCTTACACTCATACcaacttaaaattttcaaattagaaGCAGTGGCAGTTCTTATATGAAACTAGTGATTCTTTATTGACTTTCTTTCATTTACTTAACAGCAATAAGTGATTATCGTCAATCACTCCAGTTTCAAAATTTGAATGAGGAAAAGAGAAATATACAGTTAGAGGTTAGTAACTTGTGAGAATATCCCAATTAGTTTTCAAATTTCCCTCTTAGGACTCAAAGTATTGTGTTTTTGAGTGTGCAGGTGATGAGAGGTGGTAGAATGATAAAGATTTCCATATTCGATCTTGTCGTTGGTGATGTTGTCCCTCTTAGAATTGGTGATCAAGTGAGTATTTGTGATCATTTTGGTGGTTGTTCTGTTGGTGGTTTTGTGTAACTAGTTTCTTTGGGGGTTGCACTTAGGTACCAGCTGATGGAATCTTAATTACTGGTCATTCTCTTGCCATAGATGAATCTAGTATGACTGGTGAAAGCAAGATCGTGAGTAGATTTTACATTCTCGTATTGCTATTTACTAATGGTCTGAGTCTATTATTCTTAGGCCCAATGTTCCCCTGTAGGTTCACAAGGATCAGAAAGCACCCTTTTTGATGTCTGGCTGCAAAGTGGCTGATGGTGTTGGTACTATGCTGGTAAATCATATATCTGTATTATAATTATTACTAGTCATTGTCgttacattttattattttgttgcTTCATTGTTTACTTGCTTGGTAGCCTTGGTGATGGTATCGATTTTTATTTGATATGAAATCAGTAAGGTTAGTTCATTTTATACTAACGTTCTCCTTCAACATGAAGCATGTTCTAAATACCCAACCCACCACTTCCGCTCCCCTCACCCAAACAATGCACAAGATTTACagcaacaaaaacagaaaactaGAGAGTAGAATATgcaaaattgaagaagaaacaagacAAATATACTCTAGGGAGTCTCTGGGGTTGATAAAAATTCTGCAATATTAATAAAGCTGCTGTGCACAATGAGTCTTAAAGGACTAAAAAACCCTAAGAAATCTACTtagaccaaaaaagaaaaaaagcgaaaaaaactaaaacatagcaagaaaaataacagattatataaaaaatcaaaactgaAATATAACTATTCATGTTACCCTGATGTAAACAGTAGCTTCTATGCTCTTGATCAAGCTCCCCCTTCTGGATATAATTTGACCTTAAGTTTTGAAAAAGCAAAGTAGAAAAATTCTTGTCCTCTTGATCACCATCCTTGTCACTTATAAACAAGTCCGCTTTGGACTTTTGATTACAGGAAAAATCCTCTCCATGAATGTCACCGAACTTTTCCAGAATAATGAACTCAATCAATTGAATTGGTGTAGGAAAGGCAACCTTTGCTTGAGTTTGTTGGATGAGCCTCATTTTATTCCTTGACTTCTGTTGCCTTGATTTCAAAATTGAAGTAAATTCGCTTGCCCAAAATCAGATTCTGCTACAGCTATAGAACTCACTTCTTTAACCTCTTTAGCGGTTTTATTTGCCATAGATTCTGCTAGGATAACATTTCTTACCTTTGCACATATGTTTTCATGCTGAAATTCTGTCTTGGCAAGCAGTTCTGGAGCTTTCTCCGCACCAATAGCTTGCTGTTGTGGTGCTTCTTTCAAAAATtgatttttcatcactttttttttttatagagaaGAGGATGGTACCTTACACATTTATTGATATGCCCTCACTTGTGGCGGAGGAATACCATGGTTACAATCAACAGTGAACAAGATACAAAGACAAGAACACTCCctaaaagaaattatataaaaacatgaaaccaaaaaaacaatacaatagacaacctatttgaaGTGACGAAATCATTTTTGCAAACACTTTACCAGAATGAATCCTCTTCTTTGCATATCGTCCAGAGTCAAAATCCTTCCTCAAAAGTATTCCTAGCAGAAGAAAGCAGACTTACGGAGGCTTTGGGTATCGAAGGCAATGCCAGCGAAACTGAACGTTGCCATAGCGGAATTTTTCGTTTATTAGCACCTGATAAAAAAGAGTTTCTGTAAATAAATTGTCTTTAGATATTTTCAGCATAACTTGTCCTCTAGATTAGGATTGATGTTGGAGTGAAATATCTTGGTCCAGAAAGAGAAGAATGTATCCTCTTCCAGTCTTGTGCAGctctattaaaaataatattccaAGAGAAGCAATTAGGGGAGAAGTTGTATAAATCCTTGATATGAACTTGTTCATCTGTTGCCAGGGTGTAAAGATTTGGAAAAGTCCTCTTTGTAAAGAATGGAAATGTCCTCTTGAAAGACATTTCACCTGTCCTTTAATCTTTCCATAACTTGATATATTTTTCTCGTTCCCTGTTCATAGAATGTATAAGCAAAACAAGTATCCCTGGCCTTCCAGATGAACTTCCATAGTGAGGTCCAGCAAGCATTCGTGATCATGCCATGCTTTGTAACAATTACTTACCTCTAAAGATGGTCTTTATTGATGATGAATTTCCATTGCCATTTCCCAAGTAGCAGTTTCTCCAATTGGAGCTGGAGATTATGCCAATACCGCCTATTATCTTTGGTAGCTATAAAGTGTTCCAGTTAACTGCATGAGATTTCTTGCCATGACTTCTGTCTACCACAGGAATCTTCATTGAATAGCCTCTTATTATTCTAGCAACAGAAGCAGGACTAGGAAATAGAGATAAGAAAATAGGTAGACTGAGAGGTTGGAGAGAGATTTGGTAAGCCTACCTGCCTTGGATGGATGATTCATTTTCCAGCCAAAAAGCTTTCTGTCAAACTTTTCCCCTATAGGTGTCCTTGTGTATACTGCATCAGCGATTCACGGATCCCACAACCTAAAGTTCACTGAAAGAGGGTTGGATTATTATGCTCATTTGTCCGTCTCATCATTCATTTcctttttgggatttttgtttgtttgtggaaCTTACTTTCTTCATGTTCATTTCACTGttttgtcataaaaaaaaagttcatttcACTGCTTCTTTTTCCTAgatcactaatttttttttttagttttctatAGGTTACTGGTGTTGGAATTAATACGGAGTGGGGATTGCTGATGGCAAGTATATCTGAGGATACTGGTGAAGAGACTCCCTTGCAGGTTTTATCTCGCTTGTTGCTGCTTTACTTGTGGATCTATGATGGGTGATGATTTGAATTTAAGAATTAGAATTTGAGATAAAAGTGTAGAAATTAGGGTATGAAATTAAGAGAGCAAAacaatattaatattcaaaggcTGTGAATGCCATGATTTACGAGTGTACCTCAATAGATACAGTGCTCAGTTTTTATGGGCAACCCAAATCCTAGGCTAAAACATCTAGGAAATTGGCACAAACCGCAATGGAGAATATCATTAATTAAAAGAGAACatcaatttttcattttacATCTAATTTTGTATACCTAAAACCTTTGATGATGGTCCTCAGTACACTATTTGCACTTCAGATGACAGCATTAAAGTTGTCTTTTGGTGACATGAAATAGGTCCGGTTGAATGGAGTTGCAACTTTCATTGGCATTGTTGGCCTTGTTGTGGCTGTTTCTGTACTTGCTGTCCTATTGGTCAGGTAAGTTTTGTGTTTTTCGAAGTACTTCCTGTTCCATGAATTTCCTTTCATCTCATTTACTACTAGCCTACTACTAACTGAGCCAATTCTTATAGATACTTCACTGGAAATACGAAGAACTCAGACGGAACCGTTCAATTCATCAAAGGCAAGACTAGCGTTAGTAATGCAATAGATGGAGTCATCAAAATTTTCACGATTGCAGTAAGTGCAGTCAGTGCATGttttctatctttttatttgttgtattttcatttttcaccGTTTAACTGTAGCAATATACAGGTCACCATTGTGGTTGTTGCAGTGCCTGAGGGGCTTCCTTTAGCTGTTACCTTAACGTATGTATAAAGAAGCAGTTTTGGTTCATAATCATGAAAATAACAGCACAGGCCACAGCGCATAGTTTTTTGTCTTTCTGTTCTCTTCTCctaattttatcattttttgtacTTCAACTCCTCTACAGCCTTGCGTACTCGATGAGGAAAATGATGGCAGATAAAGCCTTGGCAAGTATTACTGTCCATTTTCCTCATCAAAGCATTCACTTCTTGAAATTTTAGTAATACGGCGGTAGAGTCTAATGGCATATATGTGCAGGTGCGTAGGCTTTCTGCCTGTGAGACTATGGGCTCTGCAACAACAATTTGCAGTGATAAAACTGGAACGTTGACCTTGAATCAGGTGGGCTTCTTCACTCTAATGCTAAAATGCTCCATAAAACTTGCTATAGCCATTTAAAAATGCTCGAATTATTGATACAACCTGGATATTTACTAACAAGATCAGTTGCAATTTCCTTGTATTGAAAGTGGAAAATTGCTTTTGGTGTCAGATATACTTAAGATGTGTTAGGATatgtttggggggggggggggggggggggatttaacaaaaaatttctAACCATTTCAATGGTGCCGGTTCATAGTTCTTAGTTCTTGCCAGTTTCACTGGTAGATGGGGCAGAGTCAAATCAAGGGTGGATAAGTAAGAAATTACTTCTGGGTGGTAAAAATTGTAAATCTAACCTATATATAGCTTGAGCTTTTTTACTGTTTGTATTTTTCTGTACTTTACTGCACCAAAATAGATCACAGGGCTTATGAATGATCTCATCTCCTTTTTTGTAGTTTGCATTTATTTTGTATAAGATATCATATATGTAGAGTGCTGGATCAGTCCTCAAATTTCCAAATTGCAATCTAATCAAGGACCTTTTTGGTTAACGAAATCACtggaaattaattaaatatttttgtgtatcctattttatttttttacacttAATAAAAGGTGATATAAGTATGGTTTTGTTGATTACAATGTTTTCCTCATTACAGATGACTGTAGTTGAGGTTTATGCTGGAAGAAAGAAGATAAGTCCATCAGATGAGTCCTCACAGTTGAACCCAGCTGTCGCCTCTCTTATATGTGAGGGTGTAGCACAGAACACTACAGGAAATGTTTTTATTCCTAAGGTAAGACTAAGCATTCCTTTGAGGAGCTCTTGTGGTTTAGTCGTGGACTGCTAGTCAAAAATTAATGATATAACATAAGGAAAAAATTATTAAACGTTATTTCTGTTACTTTTGATTCTTAATACATGGAGTAGGACACTAAATGGTTGGCCTATTTAAGTTTTTAGCTTATTCTGGACTGTTTGAGGGATTCTTCAAATATATTTTGGGGAAGTCAAAGTTGcaccatttttctttcttctttgtcaaAGGGAACAATATCTCTTCTGTGGTTTCACAGGGTATACCCTTTCCGTACAGACTTCACTAGATTGAGTTTGAGACTTGGATTCTCTGCTAAATGCAATGGGGAAATTTCAGTAAAGTATGATTTTGGGCAAACTTTCAGGAACtttgaaaaatcaattaatGTTGATGTTCATTTgttgaaaagagaaaagaaatctGAAGTGGTGTATCAGTCCATGGTATATATTGCAGTAGTGCCAAggatatttttggaaaattaaTTTCTTGCGGTACATAGTGCCCTTTCTGAGGCTGCCAGCACTGCGAGAGGCCTTGTGTGCTGGGTTATACATATACTTATAATTGCGCTATGCATCAACACTAAACTCTGGAACAGTTTTGTGTCAAGCAATAGTTTGACAGTGCCAATACAAACATCTTTGATGTCATAATTTGAACTCTGTGTTTAGAATACATCTTCAGTGTTTGGATGACACAAGCAATGAAATAGGTGATGTCATaatagaagaattgaataatttgtgttgtatattcagTGTTTGGATGACGCAAGCAATGAAATACGTGctattaatttttaattgttttgttAAAATCACCAATCTTCAACCTCTTTAAGGCATAAGCTTTTTGTTTAACTATATCTCATTTTGATACTGACCAAATACTATTGATAATGTATCAACATATTAGGTCACCTGATTGTTGAATAATGTCGAAAAACAATATTGGTTGTGAATATCCTTTTGTTTTCATTCTGCTGCATTAGAAATTCTTCCAATTGGAGATGGATTTTCATTTTGCCTCGTCTAAGATCATCAGGGtcattttctctcttgttctaGTACCTTCTGCTTGTGAAGGACAACAATCTTGATATTTTAGTTGGTTTGTTTTATCACTAAATTTGTTGGTTCCCTTTGTTTATCTGGATGCTATTTTTGATCGATTGTTCCAACTCTTTTGGTGTCAGATCTATTTAACTGCACATTTTTTGGCAGGATGGTGGAAAGATGGAGGTTTCTGGATCTCCCACTGAAAAGGCAATTCTTTCTTGGGCTGTGAAGGTGCCTTTATATGACCGTTATATATTTTTTCGGTTGGCTTTTAGTTTTTCAAAGGTGGTTGCTGTTAATTCTTTTCTCGGTGGAGTTAGTCTTAGATATCAACATTTTGGCCGCAGTTGGGAATGAAATTTGATGTTATCAGATCAGAGTCTACGATTCTCAATGTTTTTCCCTTCAACTCAGAGAAGAAGCGAGGTGGTGTTGCATTAAAAAGGGTAAATGCTTGTGTTTTTACTTCTTAATGCATTTGTCTTTGAGGATCATATTGGTATGTTCAATCGTAATGTTTGGATATCCCATTCTCACTTTGAAATTGTTCTATGCATGGTTAAGAAAATGGTTTCGACACACGTAGATAGACCATAAAAAGTAACAGGATATGAAAATGTCATTTGCTACTTTATGTTTTTGTAAGGACGTCAGGAACTTATTGTTTTGCTCTATTGAGTTTTGTGCCTGTTCATGGTGGTAGCACTCTGTTAGTCCTGATTCATTCGTCTCAAATTGAACGAGGAACCTCAAAATGAATTAAGTTCAAACCATTGTTGTTAAAGGGGTGCCTAGGGGCTGAGAATAGACACATCTAGAGTGCCTTGCTAACGTCCACAGAAATGGTCCATGCAATAAATTCAAAAACATCACTAATTTAGTTGCACTGGGATGATtattggaaacaacctctccaaaTATTATGTGGGCGGTAAGGTCTGCAGACATCTTGTTTGTCCCTAACCCTGCACAccgcgggagccttgtgcacgaggtgtttttttttataacctttTTTGGGGATGATTCTTATGCTCTGGTTCTCATTGCATggattttgttttctattttttttagcaaATTTAATTAGTAACTCAAATTAAAATGGGGTAGCCTTGATAAAGCAGTGCAATTGCTTTGTAGGTTCAGAATATCAAAACACTGAAGCAGACTATTCATAATATAAACCTGTGTAGATCTGCCATCTTAGACCCACTTGTGGTATCCAGGAACCTGGTACAATTGGTTTATGGATATATAAAACTAGGATTAGTTTGGGGAAAAATTCTATTGAGCAGTAACTGTGGGATTTGTTCGTGATTTTAGTTTGGGCATTGTTACTCTAAAGTTGGAATAATTTGAGAATTCATTTGAAGTTATGGAGAATTAATGAAGCTCTGGTTAAATTTTTCTTAACTCGTGGTATTACATTAGTACAATAGACGACATGATACCATTTGATATTTGACATGTTTCATCAACCTTTTCTATGCATATGTAATACTATTGTTTACCCTAATTCACTAGGTGTTTGCATCTAATAATCTGGCCTTATCGTGATGTTATTTCATCTTCTGGTTCATGGCAGACTGATTCTGTGGTACATTTACATTGGAAGGGAGCAGCTGAGATAGTTCTAGCATCATGCTCGGGTTATCTTGACTCAAATGGTTGCTTGCAATCCATCGATGAAGATAAGGTTTGAATAGTACTTTCTTCTTGAGTAATTATGATCTTCCAACAAATTTTATGATGAAGTATTGGGACTTGGGAGCATTAGCATTTCTAGTGCTGATTTTGTTTGTGTGTGAGTAGTCCGTTAAGTTAACTTATGCACCTAAGTCATGGTTGCCAGGATCTATTTTAATTATGTACTGATATTCTTTTTATAAATGATAGTATTACTAGTATTTGTATGCAAGACTATTGAGAAGACAAATTGTTGTGAGAAATAAGAATGATGTACAAGGTACTATTTATTTTATACTAAAAAATTAAGTACACATTGGTATTGAGATCATGCAGTTCGGGCAAAAATCACTAATCTGAATTCAATAATAGAAGGCTTTTGGCTGTATATAAGAGAATACTATCGATATCTACTCTTTGCAGTCTTGTCGACGTGAatagatgtattttttttttgcataaacATTCATTCTTATGACTATATCTATTTCATAGACTATCTGACAATACATAGAAATCTGCTTTTGATTTAATGTATCGCCTAGGAAATTCTGGGATGATGGTTGGATACATACATTGTAGGGTCTCTAGATATTGTTTTGCCAGTCTTTAATGGTTTCGTATAGTTATTATGAAGCAGTTGTCATAGGGTAAGTATTGTGGACTACAAGTAGTTTCATATTATTAGAGGAATACTTTGAAATAATTGCTTATACTggcattttttttgcttttagtCAGAATTTAAATGATGGTGATGAGAATGATGAGTTGCATGCGTCAAAGTCAGCTGTCAATGCTGTACAGATGTTTAGGAGTCTTTGCAGCTGACTTTGACAGCATGAAGCACTCATTAACTAAACTTGCATTTTATATTTAGTAAAATCCTCTTCCCCTTCTGGTTGATTTTCCTCTGTTTTAATTGTTCTTGTATAAAATTGAACCCTTCTGCAGGATTTTTTCAAggaagccatagatgacatggcTGCAAACAGCTTGCGTTGTGTTGCCATCGCATACCGATCATATGAATTAGAAAAGGTCCCCGCCAATGAGGAACAATTGGACCAATGGGTTCTGCCTGAAAATGATCTGGTTTTGCTGGCTATTGTTGGTATAAAGGTGAATTCTGAAACGATATTGTGGCACTTCTAGTTTTGgtgtttattcatttatatatgaaGACGTTGTACTTTAAGTGACAGCTCCattatttgctttttttttggataaatttaTGTCATAAAGTTGAGGAAATTAATCATTTGTACATTTTAAACCTTTTTTGAGGGCCTTTGTAGCTTTCATTATGGGAATGCATTATGGGTTGGGATGCTATAGACTATATTTGTTGAAATGCATTATATGGCAGAACTAGAACTTAGAAAAGTGGTAGTCTGTTACATTTGGACTTCGCCATAACGGATCCTTAAGTTGTAGTCTGTTATGATATTTTCCTTCTCattcatttattgttttaaagaGGCCAAGTTTTGGCCTGGTAGTATAGTAGCATCGACGCAACCAGCAGTCGTAGATTTTGACAACAGCTTCTCCACTATATTGGGGTAAGAAAGTCTACATATTGCTTTTCTCCGACCTTGCCTCTGTTGCGAGTCTTTtacatgggagttgtttatccTTTTTCTTACCCTTCATTTTTCCAAGTCATAATGTGATGACATCTTTAAAATTGCTGAGCTTTCAAATGGTTTTGAACCAGTACCTGTTCGCTTtactataaaatatttaatggcTTGATGCCTGTTTTGTTTGTCTATCATTATATGGCTTGCATGTAAGTCTGAGAGCCTAGGAAATGCATAATTATTAGCAATCTCCTGGAAGTGCCTTTCCGGCtgttaaacaaatttttttttttaatgcaattcTACAATAACTAACttcagaagaaaattttcattcgaaaaaaattagaaatttgGTTCACCTGTTTTCGGGTTACCGGGGTTCAATTTTATGAGGGTAAGGTGTTCAAAATTCTGTGGGATTGAGAATCGTTGCTCGgtgattttttaatttatagagGAATCTCCTAGAACCTTGATAAGGTGAAACAATCCTTACTCCATTTTCTCCACGTCATCTTTTCCCACCTTTTTCTGGAGTAGAAGGGAAGAAAATTTAGACTTAAAATAATTGTGTGAGTTAAATTTCATAACTTGTAGCTTACCTCTCTGTTTGTATAGGATTATAATTTAAAGGAGACATATCACTTACAGCAACCTGATGCTGATAGAAGATAATGGTTTCTGATAGATTTTAGTTATATATTAGATGGAAGAAACTTGAATCAGAGAACAAATGTATGATTCGAATTGCATATCCTGTACTTTATCTGTGTGTTTTCAAAGGTGTAAATGAGGCACATCACGTACGTTAACCTGATACTGAGCTGCTGAGAGAAGATAAATTTCTCTAACAGATTTATCTTTCGAGGTTGGACTTGATATTTTAATTAGTTATTTAAGTGATTATATGCCTCCTCATTTCCTCTCATTTAAGTAGTGGTGAAAGTTTTCTACTGAACCTATCAGTGTAAATAACTgctaaatttattttctacaactGCTACATATACATAGGAAGCATCGACAAACTAAATGCATTTGAGGGGGCAGTGTGAAATCTTTGTTGCTTTTGGTTGCTGAATAGAGTTAGATCATGCTCTTGGGGCTTCCCATTTCCTATTAAGTACCGAAAATAACCTTTAGTTATCTGTTCTTTCCCATAAAGTTGGTTTCTTCAAATGATGTGTGGCCAGGCCTTGTTACctgatgataatttttttattgtagGATCCATGTCGCCCAGGTGTCAAAGATGCAGTGAAGATATGCACAGATGCTGGTGTTAAG
It encodes:
- the LOC120010795 gene encoding calcium-transporting ATPase 9, plasma membrane-type-like isoform X2, with the protein product MEVKALSSMLQTNLKTGIKGDDTDILKRRNAFGANTYPQKKGRSFLRFLWEAWQDLTLIILIVAAAVSLALGIKTEGLAEGWYDGGSIAFAVFLVIFVTAISDYRQSLQFQNLNEEKRNIQLEVMRGGRMIKISIFDLVVGDVVPLRIGDQVPADGILITGHSLAIDESSMTGESKIVHKDQKAPFLMSGCKVADGVGTMLVTGVGINTEWGLLMASISEDTGEETPLQVRLNGVATFIGIVGLVVAVSVLAVLLVRYFTGNTKNSDGTVQFIKGKTSVSNAIDGVIKIFTIAVTIVVVAVPEGLPLAVTLTLAYSMRKMMADKALVRRLSACETMGSATTICSDKTGTLTLNQMTVVEVYAGRKKISPSDESSQLNPAVASLICEGVAQNTTGNVFIPKDGGKMEVSGSPTEKAILSWAVKLGMKFDVIRSESTILNVFPFNSEKKRGGVALKRTDSVVHLHWKGAAEIVLASCSGYLDSNGCLQSIDEDKDFFKEAIDDMAANSLRCVAIAYRSYELEKVPANEEQLDQWVLPENDLVLLAIVGIKDPCRPGVKDAVKICTDAGVKVRMVTGDNIQTAKAIALECGILSSNADATEPNIIEGRVFRVLSESEREQVAQKITVMGRSSPSDKLLLVQALRKGGEVVAVTGDGTNDAPALHEADIGLSMGIQGTEVAKESSDIIILDDNFASVVKVVRWGRSVYANIQKFIQFQLTVNVAALVINVVAAVSSGDVPLNAVQLLWVNLIMDTLGALALATEPPTDHLMHRTPVGRREPLVTNIMWRNLIIQALYQVTVLLVLNFAGLDILNLKHDSRKHAVEVKNSLIFNAFVLCQIFNEFNARKPDEINVFSGVTKNHLFMAIVGLTFILQIIIIEFLGKFTSTVKLSWKLWLVSICIALVSWPLAIIGKLVPVPKTPFAAYFARLFRRRRTARNA